In the Tindallia magadiensis genome, TACATTTTGAAGGAGGTATTTTATGAAGCAAAGAGAAAACTGGGGATCCCGCATAGGTTTTATTATGGCGGCGGCCGGCTCGGCTGTTGGGTTGGGTAATATCTGGCGATTTCCATACATGGCAGGAGATAATGGTGGCGGTGCATTTATTTTAATTTATTTAGGTTTTGTATTTGTTATTGGACTTAGTGTAATGATTGCTGAATTTGCCGTAGGACGTAGGACAGGACTAGCGGCAGTAGGTGCTTATAAAAGCTATAGTGACCGATGGACCTTTGCTGGTGTGATCGGGGTTATTTCCGCCTTTTTTATCATGGGTTTTTATCCGGTGGTAGGTGGCTGGTCCTTGGCTTATGTATTTAAGTCTTTGACAGGTCTTATGTCTGATTCAGGTGCTATTGGTGATGCTTTTGGAGGCTTTATTGGCAGCCCAGTAGAACCTTTAGGATGGATGCTCGTTTTTCTTGTCTTTAATATTCTGATTGTTGCGAAAGGAATTGCTGGTGGCATTGAAAAAGCAGCACGGGTACTAATGCCAACATTACTGGTGCTCTTAGCCTTTCTGACGGTTAGAAGCGTTACTCTTCCAGGTGCTAGTGCTGGTCTTGAATTTATTTTCAAACCAGACTTTTCGGAAGTTTCGGGGCAAACACTACTGGCAGCTCTTGGTCAAGCCTTCTTCTCCCTTAGTTTGGGAATGGGCTGTATGATTACTTATGGAAGTTATTTGAGCAAAAAAGAAACATTGCCAAACAATGCGTTGATTGTAACGGCTCTTGATGTTGGTGTGGCTATTTTAGCGGGTATTGCTATTTTTCCGGCCCTTTTCTCTTTTGGCATGGAACCAACGGCCGGTCCTGGTC is a window encoding:
- a CDS encoding sodium-dependent transporter, which encodes MKQRENWGSRIGFIMAAAGSAVGLGNIWRFPYMAGDNGGGAFILIYLGFVFVIGLSVMIAEFAVGRRTGLAAVGAYKSYSDRWTFAGVIGVISAFFIMGFYPVVGGWSLAYVFKSLTGLMSDSGAIGDAFGGFIGSPVEPLGWMLVFLVFNILIVAKGIAGGIEKAARVLMPTLLVLLAFLTVRSVTLPGASAGLEFIFKPDFSEVSGQTLLAALGQAFFSLSLGMGCMITYGSYLSKKETLPNNALIVTALDVGVAILAGIAIFPALFSFGMEPTAGPGLVFVVVPIIFAEMGAIGTLFGAVFFIALTVAALTSSVSLLEVVVAYLIDQRGMERNLFILLAEL